The nucleotide window tcttcatttggatgatgtcttgaaggtaaacatgaatgatcaaacaatcttcttcaagacatgcttgcaataagctcaactctcaaatgaccaatctttggataactccttgaatagcaccttggtcgacacaaactctccttgaaaccaacacatatattccaagaaaagcctatggacaaaaccttcaaatataactcaaggcaaccattagtccatagagattgtcatcaattaacaaaaccaaacatgggggaaCCGCGTGTTCTTTCAGTTGGATTGTACTAAATTTAAGGGGCGGCGTCAAAGAGAACATTGATCGGCCCTAGAATAAGCCAATCAGTATTAACATCCCATCACTGGCCGCCTTTAAAATATTCATAAAAAAAGAGTTATATCACTCCAAAAAATTGTTCACGCCCTGAAATATCTTCACACATTTAAAAACTTtttcatcacatgttttaaatgttCATACAATGTAAGTATTTGTTTGCATAATTATCAAAAAAATAggattaaaaaaatgttcactgTTAGAAAAAATGTTCATGACCTTAAAAATATATTCTATATGTGTTTCAAAAATGTTCTTCAGGTATTTTTAAAATATACAATAAGCATATGACAAATGTtcaacatgtatttgaaaaaaatggtcaacgagtatgaaaaaatctttaatgtgtatttgaaaaatgttcaacatgtattCATACAATATAATTTCTTCTGTGTAACTATGAAAAGAATGTTTTGAACCATTCAAACATGTTCATGACAGTTGATGATATATTTGCATGTTTAAAAAGAATCTTCATAAAATTTATGATACATGTTCAAAGTGTGTTTAgaaaatgttcattgtgtattGAAAAGATGTTCAATGTGTGATTAACAAATACAGTACTAAACATGTATTTGGAAAAATATTTGAGGAGGATTTGAAATATGGTTAAAGTGTATCTTAATATTGTTCAACTTGTGTACAGAAAATGTTTAAACTGTATTCAAAAAATTCAACTTGTATTTTGAGaaacaaaaaatgaaaaacaTAAATAAAGAACGATGAAAACCAATAACAAAAACGCATGGAACCTTCCCAAAATCAGCCAAACCGGGTGGAAGATTCCACAAACCGATCTTGCAAGCTACCGAAAACCGCTAGTTGCTAATTTGGGTCGGCCCACTTTGTCGATCCCTGCAGGTGAGGTCAATGGATGAGTCGCAATTGGCGAGATATAGCTCCCATGCTCATGTCTCGCGGGTAACACATGCGGGATACTTAGTGATCCACTGATGTGCACCCGGGAGGTACCTAGTGAGCCAACCATTTAGGTCCGTTATATTTATTCTCATATAGGAGCCGACTAGATTTATTTACAGGTGATTGTTTTTTGAAAAACAACTAAAAATGGCCAAGAGGGAAGAAAAATTCCAAGGAATCATAAAATAGTTCGAAAATATGGAAAAAGTTTGCCAATTTATGAAATGTTTGtcaattttagaaaatgttctcggatttcAAAATTGTTGAAtgcaaaaaatgttcatcaattcAAAAAATTATCATGGATTTGAAAAATTGTTCACACAATCACAAAAATCTTGGATTCATAAATTGTTTACAGTAATAAATAGTTCATGAAGTTGAggcattcaaaaaatgttccaaAATCAAAAAATGTTCGTAAATTCAGAACATGTTCCTGAATTAGAAAGTAATTCGCTGATTAAAAACATCTCTGAATAAAAAAATTGATTGCGGATGCAGAAAATGTTCATAAGCATTTGTGTTCATACAGGTGAGTGTATGTGAGCATCTGCGATTGAACCGTGCTCAGAAAAAACTTAAGTATGCATGCATGCACTTATGACATCTACCAGTGTACATATGGCATGCGGAGTAATCAGTAGTGCGATGCATGCATGCTTGGTTTTTTATGGATCAGTGAACATCAAGATGTAAAAGGTGGCATTAGAGAAGAGGAAAATCTTCAGTGTGACTTTTAATTTTATCAAGGATCATTTAGGCAAAACAGAAAGATGTATCTAATGCATGGGTAAAGATGTGAATCTGATCATGATTGATGCAATCATGCATGCGCTTACATATGAATATACAACTCATGCTGGCATATCACGGGTCGAATTAACCCAACTTGAAGTCTTAAACAAACTTTTCATTCCAGGTACGTGTACAAGGATGTATATCCTTTTacaaatattcaaatcatgcattTACTACCATAACAGGATACAATGACATTGATCAATCACAAGCCTATCAAGCATGCATGCACGAGCGAGGGAGCCCACGCAAACGCCTGACATACGAACTGTAACAGAAAAATCATACGTATGGTGCGCGCGTATGACAAGCAAACTGGTTACGAGTTGAACGATTATGCATGTAATAACATTCAGCCATGGATGGATGGATCAGATGGGGCAGATGAAGTTGGCGGGGCACTTCTTGCCGCACTGGTTGAGGAGGAGGGTCAGGTCGATGGGGACGTCGAGCTTGATGCCGAGGATGTTGGCCCTGATGGCGGTGCAGAGGCACACAGCGGCGTCGAGGTCGGCGAGCCCGCCCAGGAGCGGGCAACACTGCTCGTTCGCCGGCACACCGATCCTGAGCTTCAGCAGGTTCAGCACGTTGGCGCACACGCCCAGCTTCAGCGTGTTGATCGGGCAGCTGCCCCCGCCAGTCGATGGCACGACAGGCGGTGGGCGGATCGGCGGGGTAGGAACGACAGGCGGGCAGTTGGGCCCGCAACCCTGTACGGCGGCGAGGAGGATCAGGTTCAGGGCGAGGAAGAGGGCGAGCTTAGACGGCGCCATTGCTCTTACTGGTCTGTGGGGAAGCTTGGCAGGCTTTGCTAGCTTGGGATGGTTTTCTTGGGTTGCTTGCGCTGTTATTTATTTCTTGGGATGCAGTGTGCAAGTGCATGCAAGTGACTCGTTCGTGTCATGGTCAGTGGAGCTAATTAATTCGAATCTTGACGTAATTTGTAAAGATTATGTGCAACCGTTCATTATTGTACTAGCATGTTACGTACGTGTGTATCACCGTTGGAGCATGATCTGTTCGCTAAAGAACAAAACCTGATAGCTGAGCCATGAGACTTTGCTTTAGTTTCCGGAAAAAAGTACTCCCATATGCATATTGTCTGATGTGTGCATATAAATATTTGATGGCTTTACAAGTGTATAGCCATAATAATCTGGAGCATAGCTAGGGACAAAGGAAATATATCGGGCATGGCGGCGCTACGAGCTGGCATACCCCGATCATCCGGGTCACGGGAGGCGTATATAGACCATTGTGTTGTATGGTTTTGATTCCATGTGTCTACTTTACGTTTCATACTTTGGTTTATTCTACTGGCTTGTTGGCATGCATGGACACGAATGCTCAGCTAGCCGTAAAATTATTAGTTAATGGCCCATTGGTAGCGCTGACGAATAATACCAACTATAAATGATACCATGCGCGTTGCTGCAGAAATTCGCTGCAATATATTTCAATTAGATTTGATTGTGTGGCATATATATTTAGATCAATATAAATTTAACCAAAATTAGAAAGACATATAACTTATTATATTTGATGATGTATAGTTGTACAATATTAATTAAATATAAGTATAATAATAGAATTAAAAAATCACGGCGGGACTTTTCCATCCATACATGCAAAGTTGCATGCTGAGGTGGGTCTTATCCCATCCATAATTATATGGTGATGTGGATGCTTGCTTGTTGAGATAAATAAGACCATGGAGCAAGATAGAGCCCAATTTTTCTTGTTTCTAAAAAGGATCCAGATCAATGTTCATTGGAAGTACAAAGCATCTCTCTTTTTTTGcgagcggaagtacaaagcatcTCAAACATAATAAAATTACATCGAGATTTCGAGACCACCGAATAATCACTATCGTTGACAGAACGAGCCGCCGACACGCCTCTGTCACACCAGGCAAAAACAATAAATGTgaagaaagagaaagagagaagcTAGAATGGGCCCAAGCCATACAAGCTTAACTAAGCATGGTGAGAGCCGATTTGCATCGACGCAACTCACAGTGCCAACCGTGGCATCAGACTCTCTCCGAACAATGGATATGCATCATGAGGGAGGGGCGGTACACGGGAAGGAATACAAGTTCGGAAAGGAGAGAGATTGGCAGCAGTCCATGGCCGGGACGGTAAAGGCCAGGGATGACTCGTGCTGGATACATATGGATTGTGGAGTGGGTGGGAGATTGGAATGTACTAAATTTAAGGGGCCGCATCAAAGACAACATTGGGGTCGATACCCATCTTACGGACAGTGTCTTGATAGATCAGGTTgagactgctgccgccgtccataaggactctagtgagttGGTATTCGCCTATGATGGGATCGAGTACCAGGGCCGtcgaacctccatgacggatactagttgggtggtccctgcgatcgaaggtgatcggacaagccgaccatgggttgaattttggggcgacagGGTCCAcggcgtagacgtcccttagcgCGCGCTTGCTCTCCCTCTTTGGGATGTGTGtgacatatatcatgttcactgttttcacCTCGGGTGGGAACTTCTTTTGTCCCCCTGTATTCGGAGGGCGGGGctcatcatcgtcctcgctttgagGTCCTTTCCCCTTGTGTTTGGTATTTAATTTACGGGAATGTTTAAAAACCCTGCAGTTTATGTTGGTGTGGTTggcaggtttatcaggggtgccatgaatctggcaaggcctaTCTAGTAATTTGTCCAAATTGGATGGACCATCTCTATTTCCTTTggatggcttcttccgctgactgTATTTGGAGCCGCTAAATCCAGCGTTTACCGCCGTATCCTTAGTTTCTTCGTTGTTGTTCTAACGCTTATTTTTATTACATCGTGGccttccattgccatccctggcCTTAGAGGCGCCGGGGTCACTGGtgttgttgcttctacgagccaaccagctatctttGCCCGCACAGAAGCGGGTCATAAGTATAGTAAGAGCTGCCATAgtttttggcttttcctgaccgaggtgtcgggtgagccattcatcacggacgctgtgcttaaaggctgctaaggcttcggcattcggacagtcgatgatttggttttTTTATTAAGAACCGAGTCCAGAGTTtgtgggctgactctccgggttgctaGACTATGTGTCTAAGGTCATCTGCGACCGGTGGCCGAACATAAGTGCCTTAGAAGTTGTCTCGAAAAGCATCCTCCAAGTCCTCCCAACTACCAATGGAGTTCTCAGGGAGGCTATTCAACCAGTGTCGTGCTGGTCCTTTTAGGTTTAGGttgaggtatttaatggcgtggagatcatcaccgcgagccatgtgaatgtggatacgaaaatcttcaatccatacagcgggatctgtcgttccatcgtacgcctcgatgtttacgggtttaaacccttccggaaactggtgctgcattacctcatcggtaaagcacatggcatgtgcggcgcctctatatcggacAACGTCACGACGGAGTTCGGATGACGTCCGTGTTCGGTTCTCAGCCCGAACTTGGTATGCTTATCGCTCCAGGCTTGATGGTTGTCGTCTCATGTTGGGGCACGTCCCcttgatccgtagattgatctagtctggccggctctattgtccaggtcctgacGTAAGTCATACGTGTAGCCCGGAGCCGTTGTCTCTTTGCCTTTATGGAGAGGTGgagcgggctggtgttcggcatacttggccgctttgtcccgaccacgtggtggtcggtccggTTCATCAGCATGATTGTGTCTTGACGGTATTGGCTCAAgggcctcatcatcgaattgtGGTAGTAGCCTGCATTTTGGGTAGCTCTTTGTCGGGCATTCAAGGTTGTATTCCTCGGCAGCCAGGACCTTGGTCCATCTGTCGCTGAGCGTATCATGTTCTACTTGGAGTTGTTGCTGTTTCttttaggctccttgcagtggcaatGAGCTATCGCTTGAAGAGTTCTTGTTCGATGGGTTCCTCTGGTACGATGAAATCTTCGTTGCCTAGGCTGACCTCCTCTTCGGAGGTAGCTAGATAATTACTGTCTTCCAAATCCTCGTGATCGGCGTGTTCGGGGTTGTATTGGCCTTCTTCCCTTTCATCCTGCTCGAACGCAGGCTCAACGGGTTGGTCGGCGTCTTCGGCATTCTCCGGAGTATCATTGTCCCCGGTGCCGGTGTTGCTTTCCTTCTCCCAACGCGGTcgtgagcggcgccgctgacgttggtaCTTTGGTGGTGCCTCGATGGGCTTGTTCTCAATCGAATCTTGAGTGCCATCGTCGTCCTTCTTCTCGGgcgtatccaccatgtatacgttgTAAGTGGAAGTGGCCGTCCAACACCCAGTGATAGGCGGGTTTTGGCCTGGTTCAGCTCcagcatcatcgtccataccgtcaatgtcttcggaggcgtagtccagcatgtcggttaggtcctcaacagtggctattaagtgggtggtgggtgggacataATATTCCCCGCTCACATCCCCATGTTCAGGCTAGGCATAGTTCGTAAGTGACACTTATGTGATGGAGAGAGATCGCATCAGGTCCAAAGTTTCGTTTAGAAGCGGAAACTGGACATGTGATTTCAAGAGTTTGGAGTTGATGTCCAGAGGTGAGTCCCGCTTCCCGATAAAAGGAAGAGTCATGTTTGACTCCGGGCCTGCTGACAACATGGTCATCCCCGGGTCTCCGGCAGGAAGCTCCCTAATGGGAGAGTCTGGCGGGGTCTATCCTCCCGCCTTTGGACGAAGTGGTccgctctggatctaaggccaaGGCGGGCACGAGAGTTGATCCTTGAACGGAATCTGATGGTGGATCCGAAGTGCTTCCTTCATGTAGATGAGGAGTGGCGGCCGAGGCCGAGAacccatcgaagatcaagtctccttgGATAGCAGCGATGTaattcaagcttccaaacctgatctggtgaccaggggcgtagctgtcgatctgctcaaggtgaccAGTTGTATTGGcacgcagagcgaagccgccaaacacgaAGAGTTGGTCGGGAAGAAAAGTATCCCCGAAAACAACATCGTTGCCGCTAACAAGTTGAGCCATCGATCCTTCCGttgacgacatagtggaactctcaatgaaagcaccaatgtcggtgtcataaccggcagatcttgggtatggggtcccgaactatgtgtctgaGGATCAATATGGTAACAAGGGACGAGtaggacacaatgtttacccaggttcgggccctcttaatggaggtaaaaccctatgtcatgcttgattgtatttgatgagtatatgggttacaaaagttgat belongs to Triticum urartu cultivar G1812 chromosome 7, Tu2.1, whole genome shotgun sequence and includes:
- the LOC125522434 gene encoding cortical cell-delineating protein-like, giving the protein MAPSKLALFLALNLILLAAVQGCGPNCPPVVPTPPIRPPPVVPSTGGGSCPINTLKLGVCANVLNLLKLRIGVPANEQCCPLLGGLADLDAAVCLCTAIRANILGIKLDVPIDLTLLLNQCGKKCPANFICPI